One stretch of Lemur catta isolate mLemCat1 chromosome 2, mLemCat1.pri, whole genome shotgun sequence DNA includes these proteins:
- the LOC123632100 gene encoding collagen alpha-1(I) chain-like, which produces MTYKSSVSIVPIFVNSLQYFKHRTSLDRPGDTAEARLNSIWAPGSGSHRWAPCGLFLGNQGGPSSLARAGARGRSGFPRILDLARWSAEPGTGRGTGPARAAAEAGSPRRPGLGGECGARAGCRQRLREAVPVFPQRWPLRDSICQRSSCPLLLWPGRAALAAAERTRDRRGEPTSCQASGEAARGLREAHKGHGGRRRRKAVANSVLQLRSGWVRGRGDNAAGSAQRVSECGAPALPGPQLDRPPARPAPSRGRGAPSLRRPEKEVGPRPPSPATCEPGKVCGASAGRHGLARPSRPRPPRVTFSARRQPGPQRGRRGLRGGPESARGFRHPCLRPW; this is translated from the exons ATGACCTACAAAAGTAGTGTGTCCATCGTTCCCATTTTCGTCAACTCCTTACAGTACTTTAAACACCGAACCTCCCTCGACAGACCTGGCGACACGGCTGAGGCCAGACTTAACTCGATCTGGGCGCCAGGATCAGGGTCGCACCGCTGGGCTCCCTGCGGTTTGTTCCTAGGGAATCAGGGCGG GCCGAGCTCATTGGCGAGGGCTGGAGCCAGGGGGCGGAGCGGGTTCCCCAGGATTCTTGACCTAGCGCGCTGGTCCGCGGAGCCGGGCACCGGGCGCGGGACCGGACCTGCGCGGGCGGCCGCGGAGGCAGGGTCTCCTCGCCGGCCGGGTCTAGGGGGCGAGTGCGGGGCCAGGGCTGGTTGCCGGCAGCGGCTGCGGGAGGCAGTCCCGGTTTTTCCCCAGCGGTGGCCGCTCCGAGACAGCATCTGTCAACGCTCCTCttgtcccctcctcctctggccGGGCCGGGCTGCGCTGGCGGCTGCCGAGAGGACGCGGGACCGGCGTGGTGAGCCCACCAGCTGTCAGGCGAGCGGCGAAGCGGCCCGAGGGCTTCGAGAGGCACACAAAGGACACGGTGGGCGGCGGCGGCGAAAAGCGGTGGCAAATTCGGTACTGCAACTCCGCTCCGGCTGGGTCCGAGGCCGGGGAGACAATGCGGCCGGCTCGGCCCAGCGCGTCTCAGAGTGCGGGGCGCCTGCGCTCCCCGGACCCCAACTTGATCGTCCCCCGGCTCGCCCAGCCCCCTCCCGGGGAAGGGGCGCCCCCTCGCTCCGGCGGCCGGAGAAGGAAGTCGGTCCGCGGCCGCCGAGCCCGGCAACTTGCGAGCCGGGAAAAGTTTGCGGCGCCTCGGCGGGGCGGCACGGCTTGGCCCGCCCCTCGCGTCCGCGGCCACCGCGGGTGACTTTCTCGGCTCGTCGTCAGCCGGGGCCGCAGCGCGGCCGGCGAGGACTGCGAGGAGGGCCGGAGTCCGCCCGAGGGTTCCGGCACCCCTGTCTGCGG ccCTGGTGA